One part of the Dunckerocampus dactyliophorus isolate RoL2022-P2 chromosome 11, RoL_Ddac_1.1, whole genome shotgun sequence genome encodes these proteins:
- the LOC129189466 gene encoding serine/threonine-protein phosphatase 2A 55 kDa regulatory subunit B beta isoform isoform X1, with protein sequence MLSPIQVLCSDITTLSLEPEPFASYTEADIISTVEFNHTGELLATGDKGGRVVIFQREPESKTELFSQGEYNVYSTFQSHEPEFDYLKSLEIEEKINKIRWLPQQNAAHFLLSTNDKTIKLWKVSERDKRPEGYNLKDEEGRIKDISTVTSLQVPVLKPMDLMVEVSPRRVFANAHTYHVNSISVNSDHETYMSADDLRINLWHLDITDRSFNIVDIKPANMEDLTEVITAAEFHPHHCNLFVYSSSKGTLRLCDMREAALCDRHSKLFEEPEDPSARSFFSEIISSVSDVKFSHSGRYLLTRDYLTAKVWDLNMESKPLETYQVHDYLRSKLCSLYENDCIFDKFECAWNGSDSVIMTGAYNNFFRMFDRNTKRDVTLEASRESSKPRAVLKPRRVCAAGGKRRKDDISVDSLDFTKKILHTAWHPAENIIAIAATNNLYIFQDKLNSEMHS encoded by the exons ATGTTGAGCCCCATCCAGGTGCTGTGCTCCGACATCACTACCCTTTCTCTGGAGCCTGAGCCGTTTGCCTCTTACACTGAAG CTGACATCATCTCCACTGTTGAGTTCAATCACACGGGAGAGCTCCTGGCCACTGGGGATAAGGGGGGCCGAGTGGTCATCTTTCAGAGGGAACCTGAG AGCAAAACCGAGCTGTTCTCCCAGGGCGAGTACAACGTCTACAGCACTTTCCAGAGTCATGAGCCTGAGTTTGACTACCTTAAGAGTTTGGAGATCGAAGAGAAGATCAATAAGATCCGATGGCTGCCTCAGCAGAATGCTGCGCACTTTCTTCTCTCTACCAATG ATAAAACCATTAAGTTGTGGAAGGTGAGCGAGCGAGACAAACGGCCGGAGGGATACAACCTGAAAGATGAGGAGGGTCGCATCAAGGACATCTCCACTGTCACCTCCCTACAG GTGCCTGTTTTGAAGCCCATGGACTTAATGGTGGAGGTGAGCCCGCGGCGAGTGTTTGCCAACGCCCACACCTACCACGTCAACTCCATCTCGGTCAACTCCGACCACGAAACATACATGTCGGCCGATGACCTGAGGATCAACCTTTGGCATCTGGACATCACCGACCGCAGCTTCA ACATTGTGGACATCAAGCCAGCCAACATGGAGGATCTGACAGAGGTGATCACAGCGGCCGAGTTTCACCCCCACCACTGTAACCTGTTTGTCTACAGCAGCAGCAAAGGCACCTTGCGCCTCTGTGACATGAGAGAAGCGGCGCTGTGCGACCGACACTCCAAAT TGTTTGAGGAGCCGGAGGACCCCAGCGCTCGCTCCTTCTTCTCCGAGATCATCTCCTCCGTGTCCGACGTCAAGTTCAGCCACAGCGGGCGCTACCTGCTCACCAGAGACTACCTGACTGCCAAAGTGTGGGACCTCAACATGGAGAGCAAGCCCCTGGAGACCTACCAG GTCCACGATTACCTCCGCAGCAAGTTGTGCTCCCTTTATGAAAACGACTGCATCTTCGACAAGTTTGAGTGTGCCTGGAACGGCTCGGACAG cgtgATCATGACAGGAGCCTACAACAACTTCTTCCGCATGTTCGACCGCAACACCAAGCGCGACGTGACCCTGGAGGCGTCCCGCGAAAGCAGCAAACCTCGGGCCGTCCTCAAGCCGCGGAGAGTGTGCGCCGCCGGCGGGAAGCGGCGGAAGGACGACATCAGCGTGGACAGCCTGGACTTCACCAAGAAAATCCTGCACACGGCTTGGCACCCGGCGGAGAACATCATCGCCATCGCCGCCACCAACAACCTGTACATCTTCCAGGACAAACTCAACTCAGAGATGCACTCGTGA
- the LOC129189466 gene encoding serine/threonine-protein phosphatase 2A 55 kDa regulatory subunit B gamma isoform isoform X2, with the protein MGEDTDTTLTLNHHGFLPDHNYVTEADIISTVEFNHTGELLATGDKGGRVVIFQREPESKTELFSQGEYNVYSTFQSHEPEFDYLKSLEIEEKINKIRWLPQQNAAHFLLSTNDKTIKLWKVSERDKRPEGYNLKDEEGRIKDISTVTSLQVPVLKPMDLMVEVSPRRVFANAHTYHVNSISVNSDHETYMSADDLRINLWHLDITDRSFNIVDIKPANMEDLTEVITAAEFHPHHCNLFVYSSSKGTLRLCDMREAALCDRHSKLFEEPEDPSARSFFSEIISSVSDVKFSHSGRYLLTRDYLTAKVWDLNMESKPLETYQVHDYLRSKLCSLYENDCIFDKFECAWNGSDSVIMTGAYNNFFRMFDRNTKRDVTLEASRESSKPRAVLKPRRVCAAGGKRRKDDISVDSLDFTKKILHTAWHPAENIIAIAATNNLYIFQDKLNSEMHS; encoded by the exons ATGGGCGAAGACACTGACACGACCCTGACGCTCAACCACCACGGCTTCCTCCCCGACCACAACTATGTGACTGAAG CTGACATCATCTCCACTGTTGAGTTCAATCACACGGGAGAGCTCCTGGCCACTGGGGATAAGGGGGGCCGAGTGGTCATCTTTCAGAGGGAACCTGAG AGCAAAACCGAGCTGTTCTCCCAGGGCGAGTACAACGTCTACAGCACTTTCCAGAGTCATGAGCCTGAGTTTGACTACCTTAAGAGTTTGGAGATCGAAGAGAAGATCAATAAGATCCGATGGCTGCCTCAGCAGAATGCTGCGCACTTTCTTCTCTCTACCAATG ATAAAACCATTAAGTTGTGGAAGGTGAGCGAGCGAGACAAACGGCCGGAGGGATACAACCTGAAAGATGAGGAGGGTCGCATCAAGGACATCTCCACTGTCACCTCCCTACAG GTGCCTGTTTTGAAGCCCATGGACTTAATGGTGGAGGTGAGCCCGCGGCGAGTGTTTGCCAACGCCCACACCTACCACGTCAACTCCATCTCGGTCAACTCCGACCACGAAACATACATGTCGGCCGATGACCTGAGGATCAACCTTTGGCATCTGGACATCACCGACCGCAGCTTCA ACATTGTGGACATCAAGCCAGCCAACATGGAGGATCTGACAGAGGTGATCACAGCGGCCGAGTTTCACCCCCACCACTGTAACCTGTTTGTCTACAGCAGCAGCAAAGGCACCTTGCGCCTCTGTGACATGAGAGAAGCGGCGCTGTGCGACCGACACTCCAAAT TGTTTGAGGAGCCGGAGGACCCCAGCGCTCGCTCCTTCTTCTCCGAGATCATCTCCTCCGTGTCCGACGTCAAGTTCAGCCACAGCGGGCGCTACCTGCTCACCAGAGACTACCTGACTGCCAAAGTGTGGGACCTCAACATGGAGAGCAAGCCCCTGGAGACCTACCAG GTCCACGATTACCTCCGCAGCAAGTTGTGCTCCCTTTATGAAAACGACTGCATCTTCGACAAGTTTGAGTGTGCCTGGAACGGCTCGGACAG cgtgATCATGACAGGAGCCTACAACAACTTCTTCCGCATGTTCGACCGCAACACCAAGCGCGACGTGACCCTGGAGGCGTCCCGCGAAAGCAGCAAACCTCGGGCCGTCCTCAAGCCGCGGAGAGTGTGCGCCGCCGGCGGGAAGCGGCGGAAGGACGACATCAGCGTGGACAGCCTGGACTTCACCAAGAAAATCCTGCACACGGCTTGGCACCCGGCGGAGAACATCATCGCCATCGCCGCCACCAACAACCTGTACATCTTCCAGGACAAACTCAACTCAGAGATGCACTCGTGA
- the LOC129189466 gene encoding serine/threonine-protein phosphatase 2A 55 kDa regulatory subunit B gamma isoform isoform X3: protein MLSPIQVLCSDITTLSLEPEPFASYTEADIISTVEFNHTGELLATGDKGGRVVIFQREPESKTELFSQGEYNVYSTFQSHEPEFDYLKSLEIEEKINKIRWLPQQNAAHFLLSTNDKTIKLWKVSERDKRPEGYNLKDEEGRIKDISTVTSLQVPVLKPMDLMVEVSPRRVFANAHTYHVNSISVNSDHETYMSADDLRINLWHLDITDRSFNIVDIKPANMEDLTEVITAAEFHPHHCNLFVYSSSKGTLRLCDMREAALCDRHSKLFEEPEDPSARSFFSEIISSVSDVKFSHSGRYLLTRDYLTAKVWDLNMESKPLETYQVHDYLRSKLCSLYENDCIFDKFECAWNGSDRLPSTRKRHSG, encoded by the exons ATGTTGAGCCCCATCCAGGTGCTGTGCTCCGACATCACTACCCTTTCTCTGGAGCCTGAGCCGTTTGCCTCTTACACTGAAG CTGACATCATCTCCACTGTTGAGTTCAATCACACGGGAGAGCTCCTGGCCACTGGGGATAAGGGGGGCCGAGTGGTCATCTTTCAGAGGGAACCTGAG AGCAAAACCGAGCTGTTCTCCCAGGGCGAGTACAACGTCTACAGCACTTTCCAGAGTCATGAGCCTGAGTTTGACTACCTTAAGAGTTTGGAGATCGAAGAGAAGATCAATAAGATCCGATGGCTGCCTCAGCAGAATGCTGCGCACTTTCTTCTCTCTACCAATG ATAAAACCATTAAGTTGTGGAAGGTGAGCGAGCGAGACAAACGGCCGGAGGGATACAACCTGAAAGATGAGGAGGGTCGCATCAAGGACATCTCCACTGTCACCTCCCTACAG GTGCCTGTTTTGAAGCCCATGGACTTAATGGTGGAGGTGAGCCCGCGGCGAGTGTTTGCCAACGCCCACACCTACCACGTCAACTCCATCTCGGTCAACTCCGACCACGAAACATACATGTCGGCCGATGACCTGAGGATCAACCTTTGGCATCTGGACATCACCGACCGCAGCTTCA ACATTGTGGACATCAAGCCAGCCAACATGGAGGATCTGACAGAGGTGATCACAGCGGCCGAGTTTCACCCCCACCACTGTAACCTGTTTGTCTACAGCAGCAGCAAAGGCACCTTGCGCCTCTGTGACATGAGAGAAGCGGCGCTGTGCGACCGACACTCCAAAT TGTTTGAGGAGCCGGAGGACCCCAGCGCTCGCTCCTTCTTCTCCGAGATCATCTCCTCCGTGTCCGACGTCAAGTTCAGCCACAGCGGGCGCTACCTGCTCACCAGAGACTACCTGACTGCCAAAGTGTGGGACCTCAACATGGAGAGCAAGCCCCTGGAGACCTACCAG GTCCACGATTACCTCCGCAGCAAGTTGTGCTCCCTTTATGAAAACGACTGCATCTTCGACAAGTTTGAGTGTGCCTGGAACGGCTCGGACAG ACTcccatccacacggaaacggcattctgggtga
- the LOC129189463 gene encoding zinc finger protein 568-like isoform X3, with product MKRLLQDHKEENLERPVTAARRRSQRHLAGEEQQQLMEDKTQGQKPSVVQVKGGKKTYFCKLCHKAFNNPVTRNVHIRLHKRCQGCKRYFAVPSALKNHQQLCPKLKSREAAPSAQVSQPDCKPREKSCRKKQVKPPSDPHRKAQNGAIQSFSCMHCNDKFIEMSKLEAHKSIHRDQKQFQCSLCSKRFCYKKALETHIVKWHLNVIKSEEDFKWMAPIEDPEEFTESGEGPREGENCNSALKKVKTKLRWQEMSERSADGFTCLLCKKRVRSRFLLIEHVRIHTGERPLLCQKCPMTFRTCMQLYRHKKKKHAPLK from the coding sequence ATGAAGAGGTTGCTCCAAGATCACAAGGAGGAAAATTTGGAACGACCAGTCACAGCAGCTCGTCGAAGAAGTCAGAGACATCTAGCGGGAGAAGAGCAGCAGCAACTTATGGAGGACAAAACACAGGGACAAAAGCCATCTGTAGTGCAGGTGAAAGGTggtaaaaaaacatacttttgcAAGCTCTGTCACAAGGCGTTTAATAACCCGGTTACCCGAAATGTACACATAAGATTGCACAAGAGGTGCCAAGGTTGCAAAAGATACTTCGCCGTGCCAAGCGCTCTAAAAAATCATCAACAATTGTGCCCAAAACTTAAATCACGGGAAGCAGCACCATCAGCTCAAGTTTCCCAGCCTGATTGTAAACCGCGAGAAAAAtcttgcagaaaaaaacaggtgAAGCCACCTTCTGATCCTCACAGGAAAGCCCAGAATGGAGCGATCCAAAGCTTCTCCTGCATGCACTGCAACGATAAGTTTATCGAAATGAGCAAGCTTGAAGCGCACAAGAGCATTCACAGAGATCAAAAGCAGTTTCAGTGCAGCTTGTGTTCAAAGCGATTCTGCTACAAGAAGGCTCTCGAAACACACATCGTGAAATGGCATCTGAATGTTATCAAGTCTGAAGAGGACTTCAAGTGGATGGCACCAATCGAGGACCCGGAGGAGTTCACAGAATCAGGCGAAGGGCCAAGGGAAGGAGAAAATTGTAATTCCGCtctgaaaaaagtcaaaaccaaATTGAGATGGCAAGAGATGAGCGAGCGCTCTGCCGATGGATTCACCTGCTTGCTCTGCAAGAAGCGCGTGAGGTCCAGATTTTTGTTGATTGAGCATGTTCGCATCCACACGGGAGAGAGGCCCCTCCTGTGCCAGAAGTGTCCCATGACTTTCCGCACCTGCATGCAGTTATACAGGCATAAGAAAAAGAAGCACGCTCCCCTAAAGTAA